Proteins encoded within one genomic window of Sphingomonas cannabina:
- a CDS encoding GH92 family glycosyl hydrolase codes for MAIQSPNARRRTFLFAAAAACAIAGAGVACAQAGQSRQPVDEANPLVGTAPLDRPELLGNAPPPGEPAYSGQTSPGARLPHSSTEAAPVNVNVELSYPFGVPAPYHYPNPTMIGFTGGGGSSYGARAEPIVMPVVGDWTVPPAYSQAWYDKSREKASPGYYSVYLDTFRTKAELTATQWTSLMRFTFPENKRSNVIVNLRRDGGEVEIVGDRTVRGHSQDRDAGHGADGPYFVAEFSRPFTASGTFRATSEHKGWGIGDKGVEPGRRSVSGSYAGAYLTFATGAGETVLMKMAHGHSYAEAEQRLRAEQPGWDFQRVHDAARGEWAKILDRVQVTGGTAKQRMLFYSTLFQSFASPRLIAGKGERFTDARGQARTVDYDRYSPVPFWDTGRNQIVLLELMEPELTRDVMQSELDMAREKGFMNTSFHGDNAVFLYLGAWRRGIPFDYAAAYEYLRKNAMDPKGPRDYLAEYQKNGWIADIVPDGNPSPPYAGGKAGAATTLEYAWDDFAMAEYAERLGKHDDARLFRQRALNYRNVFDRSVGFIRGRTANGKWIAPFDPGEPYYNFMMKEASGWSTLWLVPHDVQGLIDLLGGRKAFNAKLDEFFGTPYNPKGICRDCTGMIGQYVQGNQPDQHAPYLYAWSGQPWKTQALTRRILDQLYGSDASGYAFPGMDDQGATSSWYVLSAMGFYTVDPSSQYYVLGSPIFDTVKLRLGNGRTLEIVARNNSAANMYVQSATLNGRRWTKPWFSHDDIKDGAKLVLEMGPKPNPAWGSAPTDAPPSLSGK; via the coding sequence ATGGCGATTCAGTCTCCAAACGCGCGTCGGCGCACGTTCCTTTTTGCAGCCGCGGCGGCCTGCGCCATCGCCGGCGCGGGCGTGGCCTGTGCCCAGGCCGGGCAGTCCCGACAACCCGTCGACGAGGCCAACCCCCTCGTCGGCACCGCGCCGCTCGACCGGCCCGAGCTGCTCGGCAATGCGCCGCCGCCGGGGGAGCCGGCCTATTCGGGCCAGACCTCGCCGGGCGCGCGGCTGCCGCACAGCTCGACCGAGGCGGCGCCGGTCAACGTCAATGTCGAGCTGAGCTATCCGTTCGGCGTCCCGGCGCCCTATCATTATCCCAATCCGACAATGATCGGCTTCACCGGGGGCGGCGGCAGCTCCTATGGTGCGCGGGCCGAGCCGATCGTCATGCCGGTGGTCGGCGACTGGACGGTGCCGCCGGCCTATAGCCAGGCCTGGTACGACAAGTCGCGCGAGAAGGCGTCGCCCGGCTATTATTCGGTCTATCTCGACACTTTCCGGACCAAGGCGGAGCTGACCGCGACGCAGTGGACCAGCCTGATGCGGTTCACCTTCCCCGAGAACAAGCGGTCGAACGTCATCGTCAACCTGCGCCGCGATGGCGGCGAGGTGGAGATCGTCGGCGACCGTACCGTCCGCGGGCATTCGCAGGACCGCGACGCAGGGCATGGCGCCGACGGGCCCTATTTCGTCGCGGAGTTCTCGCGGCCGTTCACTGCCTCCGGCACCTTCCGCGCGACCAGCGAGCACAAGGGCTGGGGCATCGGCGACAAGGGCGTCGAGCCGGGCAGGCGCAGCGTCTCCGGCAGCTATGCGGGCGCCTATCTCACCTTCGCTACGGGTGCCGGCGAGACGGTGCTGATGAAGATGGCGCATGGCCACAGCTATGCCGAGGCCGAGCAGCGGCTGCGCGCGGAGCAGCCGGGCTGGGATTTCCAGCGCGTCCATGATGCGGCGCGCGGGGAATGGGCCAAGATCCTCGATCGGGTCCAGGTCACCGGCGGGACGGCGAAGCAGCGGATGCTGTTCTATTCGACGCTGTTCCAGTCCTTCGCCAGCCCGCGGCTGATCGCGGGCAAGGGCGAGCGGTTCACCGACGCCAGGGGGCAGGCGCGGACGGTCGACTACGACCGCTACAGCCCGGTGCCCTTCTGGGATACCGGCCGCAACCAGATCGTGCTGCTCGAGCTGATGGAGCCCGAGCTGACGCGCGACGTGATGCAGTCCGAGCTCGACATGGCGCGCGAGAAGGGGTTCATGAACACCTCCTTCCACGGCGACAATGCGGTGTTCCTGTATCTCGGCGCGTGGCGGCGGGGCATCCCGTTCGACTATGCCGCGGCGTACGAATATCTGCGCAAGAACGCGATGGATCCCAAGGGGCCGCGCGACTATCTCGCCGAGTATCAGAAGAACGGCTGGATCGCGGACATCGTCCCCGACGGCAACCCCAGCCCGCCCTATGCCGGCGGCAAGGCGGGGGCGGCGACCACGCTCGAATATGCGTGGGACGATTTCGCGATGGCCGAATATGCCGAGCGGCTTGGCAAGCACGACGATGCGCGGCTGTTCCGCCAGCGGGCGCTCAACTACCGCAACGTGTTCGACCGCTCGGTCGGCTTCATCCGCGGGCGCACCGCCAACGGCAAGTGGATCGCGCCGTTCGATCCGGGCGAACCCTATTACAACTTCATGATGAAGGAGGCGTCGGGCTGGTCGACGCTCTGGCTGGTGCCGCACGATGTGCAGGGGCTGATCGACCTGCTCGGCGGGCGCAAGGCGTTCAATGCCAAGCTCGATGAGTTCTTCGGCACGCCGTACAATCCCAAGGGCATCTGCCGCGACTGCACCGGCATGATCGGGCAGTATGTCCAGGGCAACCAGCCGGACCAGCATGCGCCCTATCTCTATGCCTGGAGCGGGCAGCCGTGGAAGACGCAGGCGCTGACACGGCGCATCCTCGACCAGCTCTATGGCAGCGACGCCTCGGGCTATGCCTTCCCCGGCATGGACGATCAGGGGGCGACCTCGTCCTGGTACGTGCTGAGCGCGATGGGCTTCTACACGGTCGATCCGTCGAGCCAATATTATGTCCTCGGCAGCCCGATCTTCGACACGGTCAAGCTGCGGCTGGGCAACGGCAGGACGCTGGAGATCGTTGCGCGGAACAACTCGGCGGCGAACATGTACGTCCAGTCGGCGACGCTGAATGGGCGGCGCTGGACCAAGCCCTGGTTCAGCCATGACGACATCAAGGATGGGGCGAAGCTGGTGCTGGAGATGGGGCCGAAGCCAAATCCGGCCTGGGGCAGCGCGCCGACCGATGCGCCGCCGTCGCTGTCGGGG
- a CDS encoding fumarylacetoacetate hydrolase family protein: protein MFDRIFSADRALPEDWRQGKFLGRLEGPEGPSPILVANGIAYDMAAVAPTVSALVERRAFTSAGGRALGPLDELAIGIGPDHGAGYGLLSPLDLQVVKAAGVTFAVSTLERVIEERALGDANAAAAVRARLETIIGGSLRAVTPGSAEAASLKEALIAEGMWSQYLEVAIGPDAEIFTKAPVLATVGWGAEIGVRSDSTWNNPEPEVVLLADSRGQAVGAALGNDVNLRDFEGRSALLLSKAKDNNASCSIGPFFRLFDDGFTMDDVRRAEVELLIEGEDGYRLEGRSNMSEISRDPEILLKQTMSEHHYPDGFVLFLGTLFAPTQDRDEPQRGFTHKVGDVVTIAAPRLGRLANRVVTARDAAPWRFGIGALMSNLAARGLLGTRQPETAE from the coding sequence ATGTTTGACAGGATTTTCAGCGCGGATCGCGCCTTGCCGGAGGACTGGCGGCAGGGCAAATTCCTCGGCCGGCTGGAAGGCCCCGAAGGCCCGAGCCCGATCCTCGTCGCGAACGGCATCGCCTATGACATGGCCGCCGTCGCCCCGACCGTCTCCGCGCTGGTCGAACGACGCGCCTTCACATCCGCAGGCGGCCGCGCGCTCGGCCCGCTCGACGAGCTCGCGATCGGCATCGGCCCCGACCACGGCGCCGGCTACGGCCTGCTGAGCCCGCTCGACCTCCAGGTCGTCAAGGCGGCCGGCGTCACCTTCGCCGTCTCCACGCTGGAACGCGTGATCGAGGAACGCGCGCTCGGCGACGCCAACGCCGCGGCGGCGGTGCGTGCCCGGCTCGAAACCATCATCGGCGGCTCGCTGCGCGCCGTTACCCCCGGGTCCGCCGAAGCGGCATCGCTCAAGGAAGCGCTGATCGCCGAGGGCATGTGGTCGCAATATCTCGAGGTCGCGATCGGCCCCGATGCCGAGATCTTCACCAAGGCGCCGGTGCTGGCGACAGTCGGCTGGGGCGCGGAGATCGGCGTGCGGTCCGATTCGACCTGGAACAACCCCGAGCCGGAGGTCGTGCTGCTGGCGGATTCACGGGGCCAGGCAGTCGGCGCCGCGCTCGGCAACGACGTCAACCTGCGCGATTTCGAAGGCCGTTCCGCCCTGCTGCTGAGCAAGGCCAAGGACAACAATGCCTCCTGCTCGATCGGCCCCTTCTTCCGCCTGTTCGACGACGGCTTCACCATGGACGACGTGCGCCGTGCCGAGGTCGAACTGCTGATCGAGGGCGAGGACGGCTATCGCCTCGAAGGCCGCAGCAACATGAGCGAGATCAGCCGCGATCCCGAGATCCTGCTCAAGCAGACGATGAGCGAGCACCATTATCCCGACGGCTTCGTGCTGTTCCTCGGTACCTTGTTCGCCCCGACCCAGGACCGCGACGAGCCGCAGCGCGGCTTCACCCACAAGGTCGGCGACGTCGTGACGATCGCCGCGCCCCGCCTCGGCCGCCTCGCCAACCGCGTCGTCACCGCCAGGGACGCGGCGCCATGGCGCTTCGGAATCGGCGCGCTGATGAGCAACCTCGCCGCACGCGGCCTGCTCGGTACGCGCCAGCCCGAGACCGCCGAGTGA